Proteins from a genomic interval of Streptococcus sp. D7B5:
- a CDS encoding GNAT family N-acetyltransferase, which translates to MRLVPYYKVNHCEEAFAWYQDVNLVYLVDGVKSPYSPATLEAMYSYLDQHGELFWIEVKEKGEWFPIGDVTLSQDNLPIVIGDSAYQHRGVGKKILSTLIELARVKGWKELRVKEIYTYNHASRRCFKSLGFVENGETEKGTSFILKLV; encoded by the coding sequence CTGCGTCTTGTTCCTTACTATAAGGTCAATCATTGTGAGGAAGCTTTTGCTTGGTATCAGGATGTGAACTTGGTTTACCTCGTAGATGGTGTGAAGAGTCCTTACAGTCCAGCGACCTTGGAAGCTATGTATTCCTATTTGGATCAGCACGGTGAGCTTTTTTGGATTGAAGTCAAGGAGAAGGGAGAATGGTTTCCAATTGGGGATGTTACACTATCTCAGGATAATCTCCCCATTGTGATTGGGGATTCCGCTTACCAACATCGAGGAGTTGGAAAAAAGATTCTAAGTACTTTGATTGAATTGGCTCGAGTAAAAGGATGGAAAGAATTGAGAGTCAAGGAAATCTACACCTACAATCATGCTTCTAGGAGGTGTTTCAAGTCGCTTGGATTTGTGGAAAATGGAGAAACAGAAAAAGGAACGAGTTTTATATTGAAATTAGTCTAA
- a CDS encoding phosphatase PAP2 family protein, whose translation MRDKQTFLMKGSFALLLFVLLGYMVKFYPETLVGFDQPLQTALRGDLPDYLTVLFRALTHLIDIPVIITWVAIAAFIFYRKQWKIESYFMAGNLALAGLLIVTFKNIYQRPRPAILHLVEEKGFSFPSGHSLAVTLMVGTLIVILSQRIKDPVWRKIVQIVLGLYLVSVLVSRVYLGVHYPSDVLASLCVGLGFLFIEFPFYDKLRFQWRFKGKQK comes from the coding sequence ATGAGAGATAAACAAACATTTTTAATGAAGGGCAGTTTTGCCCTTTTACTTTTCGTCCTTCTTGGCTATATGGTTAAGTTCTATCCTGAAACGCTGGTCGGTTTTGATCAACCGCTTCAGACTGCCCTTCGTGGGGACTTGCCAGATTATTTAACGGTTCTGTTCCGTGCCCTTACGCATTTGATTGATATCCCAGTGATTATCACCTGGGTTGCCATCGCAGCCTTTATCTTTTATCGTAAGCAGTGGAAGATAGAAAGCTACTTCATGGCGGGTAATCTAGCCTTAGCCGGTCTTTTAATCGTGACCTTTAAAAACATCTATCAGCGCCCACGGCCAGCTATCTTACATCTAGTAGAGGAGAAGGGATTTTCTTTTCCAAGTGGCCATTCTCTGGCAGTGACACTGATGGTAGGTACTCTGATTGTCATTCTCAGTCAACGAATTAAAGATCCAGTCTGGAGAAAAATCGTACAAATCGTGCTAGGTCTCTACCTAGTCAGTGTCCTGGTGTCAAGAGTCTATCTGGGAGTTCACTATCCATCAGATGTCCTTGCCAGTCTCTGTGTAGGCTTGGGATTCCTGTTTATCGAATTTCCCTTCTATGACAAACTTCGCTTCCAATGGCGATTTAAAGGCAAGCAGAAGTGA
- a CDS encoding ECF transporter S component yields MTNTRRLSTIAILSAISFVLMYFDFPLLPAATFLKIEFSILPVLLGLVVMDLPAALGILLLRSLLKLLLNSQGVNTYIGLPMNIVALGVFVIVFGLIWKKERSTLRFLLASLAGTIGLTAAMLVLNYVYAVPLYAQFANFDIREIIGLSNYLMTMVLPFNLIEGLIFAVSFWLLYVLLKPTLKHYER; encoded by the coding sequence ATGACAAACACACGTCGACTTTCGACCATTGCGATTTTATCAGCCATTTCATTTGTGCTGATGTACTTTGACTTTCCGCTCTTGCCAGCGGCGACCTTCCTCAAGATCGAGTTTAGTATCTTGCCAGTCCTTTTGGGTTTGGTGGTGATGGATTTGCCAGCTGCTTTAGGCATTCTCTTGCTTCGCTCACTCTTGAAGTTGCTTCTGAATAGCCAAGGAGTGAATACCTACATTGGCTTGCCAATGAATATCGTAGCCTTGGGAGTTTTTGTTATCGTCTTTGGTTTGATTTGGAAAAAGGAACGCAGCACCCTTCGTTTCCTACTGGCATCTCTGGCGGGAACTATTGGATTGACTGCTGCCATGTTGGTTCTCAACTATGTCTATGCGGTTCCTTTATACGCGCAGTTTGCCAACTTTGATATTAGAGAAATTATAGGACTTTCTAACTACTTGATGACCATGGTTTTACCTTTTAACCTGATTGAAGGTTTAATCTTTGCTGTTTCATTCTGGTTGTTATACGTCCTCTTGAAACCAACCTTAAAACATTATGAGAGATAA
- a CDS encoding tRNA (cytidine(34)-2'-O)-methyltransferase: MTNHIVLFEPQIPQNTGNIARTCAATNSPLHIIKPMGFPIDDRKMKRAGLDYWDKLEIHFYDNLADFMSQMKGQVYLISKFAEKVYSEANLASGEDQYFLFGREDKGLPEDFMREHPEKALRIPMNDEHVRSLNVSNTVCMIVYEALRQQNFAGLELVHTYEADKLK, from the coding sequence ATGACAAATCACATTGTATTATTTGAACCTCAGATTCCACAAAATACAGGTAACATTGCGCGTACTTGCGCTGCGACCAATTCTCCCCTTCACATCATCAAACCGATGGGATTTCCGATTGATGACCGCAAGATGAAGCGAGCTGGTTTGGATTATTGGGATAAGTTAGAGATTCATTTTTATGATAACTTGGCAGACTTTATGTCTCAGATGAAAGGACAAGTCTATCTGATTTCGAAATTTGCAGAAAAGGTCTATTCTGAGGCGAATTTGGCAAGTGGTGAAGATCAGTATTTTCTCTTCGGACGTGAGGATAAGGGGTTGCCAGAGGACTTTATGCGAGAACATCCTGAGAAAGCCCTCCGTATTCCTATGAATGATGAACATGTCCGTAGCCTCAATGTTTCTAATACCGTCTGCATGATTGTATATGAGGCTCTTCGTCAGCAGAATTTTGCAGGTCTTGAGCTTGTTCACACCTATGAAGCAGATAAATTGAAATAA
- the trkA gene encoding Trk system potassium transporter TrkA, with protein MKIVLVGGGKVGFALCRSLVAENHDVVLIEQDEAVLNHIVSRYDIIGLLGNGADFAILEQASVQECDIFIALTEHDEVNMISAVLAKKMGAKETIVRVRNPEYSNAYFKEKNILGFSLIVNPELLAARAISNIIDFPNALSVERFAGGRVSLMEFVVKDSSGLCQMPISDFRKKFGNVIVCAMERDHQLMIPSGDVIIQDKDRIFVTGNRVDMMLFHNYFKSRAVKSLLIVGAGKIAYYLLGILKDSRIDTKVIEINPERARFFSEKFPNLYIVQGDGTAKDILLEESAPHYDAVATLTGVDEENIITSMFLDRVGVHKNITKVNRTSLLEIIHAPDFSSIITPKSIAVDTIMHFIRGRVNAQYSDLQAMHHLANGQIETLQFQIKEANKMTAKPLSQLKLKKGVLIAAIIRKGKTIFPTGEDMLEVGDKLLVTTLLPNITKIYDLIER; from the coding sequence ATGAAAATTGTCCTTGTTGGTGGAGGGAAAGTTGGTTTCGCCCTCTGTCGTTCACTGGTTGCAGAAAACCATGACGTTGTCCTCATCGAACAAGATGAGGCTGTCCTCAATCACATTGTCAGTCGCTATGATATCATAGGTCTCCTTGGAAATGGGGCTGACTTTGCCATCTTGGAGCAAGCCAGTGTTCAAGAGTGCGATATCTTTATTGCTCTAACCGAACACGATGAAGTGAATATGATTTCAGCGGTACTTGCTAAAAAAATGGGCGCTAAAGAAACCATCGTTCGGGTACGAAATCCTGAATACTCCAATGCCTATTTTAAAGAGAAAAATATTCTTGGATTTTCACTTATTGTTAATCCAGAACTCCTAGCAGCGCGTGCTATCTCAAATATCATTGATTTCCCTAACGCCCTCTCTGTCGAACGATTTGCTGGAGGGCGGGTCAGTCTCATGGAGTTTGTTGTCAAGGATTCTAGCGGTCTTTGTCAAATGCCAATCTCAGACTTCCGTAAAAAGTTTGGTAATGTTATCGTCTGTGCTATGGAGAGAGATCATCAACTGATGATTCCAAGCGGTGATGTTATTATCCAAGACAAGGATAGGATTTTTGTTACGGGAAATCGTGTAGATATGATGCTTTTCCATAACTATTTCAAATCTCGTGCAGTGAAAAGCTTGCTTATCGTCGGAGCTGGAAAGATTGCTTATTATCTACTCGGCATTTTAAAAGACAGTCGCATTGATACCAAGGTCATCGAAATCAATCCTGAAAGAGCTCGTTTCTTCAGTGAAAAGTTCCCCAATCTCTATATTGTCCAAGGAGATGGAACTGCAAAAGACATTTTACTGGAAGAAAGTGCTCCCCACTATGATGCAGTCGCGACCTTGACTGGAGTTGATGAGGAAAATATCATCACTTCTATGTTTCTTGACCGTGTTGGCGTCCATAAGAATATCACCAAGGTAAACCGAACAAGCCTTCTAGAGATTATCCACGCGCCTGATTTTTCGAGTATCATCACACCAAAAAGCATCGCAGTGGATACCATTATGCACTTTATCCGTGGTCGAGTAAACGCTCAGTATTCAGATCTTCAAGCCATGCACCATCTCGCAAATGGTCAAATTGAAACTCTCCAATTCCAAATCAAGGAAGCTAATAAAATGACTGCCAAACCTCTATCACAGTTGAAATTGAAAAAAGGGGTTCTCATCGCAGCCATTATCCGAAAAGGAAAAACAATCTTCCCTACTGGAGAGGATATGCTTGAGGTGGGAGACAAGTTACTCGTGACGACCTTATTGCCAAATATCACCAAAATTTATGATTTGATTGAGAGGTAA
- a CDS encoding TrkH family potassium uptake protein codes for MNKSMIRYLLSKLLLIEAVLLLVPVSVAIYYQESSQVFIALFSTIGILVLLGGLGILRKPKNQRIYAKEGVLIVALCWILWSFFGGLPFVFSGQIPSVIDAFFEISSGFTTTGATILNDVSVLTRSLLFWRSFTHLIGGMGVLVFALAIMDNAKNSHLEVMKAEVPGPVFGKVVSKLKNTAQILYLLYLALFSLFVVIYYLAGMPLYDSFVIAMGTAGTGGFTVYNDGIAHYGSSLITYLVSIGVLVFGVNFNLYYYLMLRRVKAFFGDEELRAYSIIVLVSTGLITLNTLHLYQGVSKSVEMAFFQVSNIITTTGFGYGDITNWPLFSQFILLFLMGIGGSAGSTAGGLKVIRGLILSKIAKNQILSTLSPHRVLTLHVNKTVIDKDTQHKILKYFAIYMMIILSLIFIVSLDSNDFLVVTSAVFSCFNNIGPILGTTSSFAIFSPISKILLSFAMIAGRLEIYPILLLFMKRTWSKR; via the coding sequence ATGAATAAAAGTATGATTCGTTACCTCCTCTCAAAGCTTCTCTTGATTGAGGCTGTTCTTCTCCTAGTCCCTGTTAGTGTAGCGATCTATTACCAAGAATCCAGTCAAGTATTTATCGCTCTCTTTTCTACGATTGGAATTTTAGTCCTTCTCGGTGGTCTAGGCATTTTACGGAAACCGAAAAACCAACGGATTTATGCCAAGGAAGGGGTCTTAATTGTTGCCCTCTGTTGGATTCTATGGTCTTTCTTTGGCGGCCTCCCCTTTGTCTTTTCAGGACAAATCCCAAGCGTCATCGATGCCTTCTTTGAAATCAGTTCTGGATTTACGACGACTGGTGCTACTATTCTGAACGATGTTTCCGTTCTCACTCGTTCCCTCCTCTTCTGGCGAAGTTTCACCCACTTGATCGGAGGGATGGGGGTACTCGTCTTTGCACTTGCCATTATGGACAATGCCAAGAATAGTCACTTGGAGGTGATGAAGGCTGAGGTCCCTGGTCCTGTCTTTGGCAAGGTCGTATCCAAGCTAAAAAACACTGCTCAGATCCTCTATCTGCTTTATCTGGCTCTCTTCTCCCTTTTTGTGGTTATCTACTATCTAGCAGGCATGCCTCTCTATGATAGTTTTGTCATCGCTATGGGAACTGCAGGAACTGGGGGATTTACCGTCTATAACGACGGAATTGCCCACTACGGTAGCTCACTCATCACCTATCTAGTTAGTATCGGAGTTCTGGTTTTTGGGGTTAACTTCAATCTCTACTACTACCTCATGCTCCGTCGGGTTAAGGCTTTCTTTGGAGATGAAGAACTACGAGCATATAGCATCATTGTCCTAGTTTCTACAGGCTTGATTACTCTTAATACACTCCACCTCTACCAAGGGGTCTCTAAAAGTGTTGAAATGGCCTTCTTCCAAGTTTCCAATATCATCACAACAACAGGTTTTGGTTACGGAGATATTACCAACTGGCCCCTCTTCTCCCAATTTATCCTCCTCTTCCTCATGGGAATCGGTGGATCAGCTGGCTCAACTGCAGGTGGTCTTAAGGTGATCAGAGGACTTATCCTCTCTAAAATCGCAAAAAATCAGATTTTGTCCACTTTATCCCCTCACCGTGTTTTGACTCTACACGTCAATAAAACTGTGATTGATAAGGATACCCAGCACAAAATTCTTAAATATTTTGCTATCTATATGATGATTATTCTCTCTCTCATCTTTATCGTCAGTCTTGATAGCAATGATTTTCTAGTCGTGACCAGTGCGGTCTTCAGCTGTTTTAACAATATCGGACCTATTCTAGGTACAACCTCGAGTTTTGCCATCTTTAGTCCCATCTCTAAAATCCTCCTCTCCTTTGCAATGATTGCAGGTCGCTTAGAGATATACCCAATTTTGCTACTCTTTATGAAACGCACTTGGTCTAAACGCTAA
- a CDS encoding ATP-binding cassette domain-containing protein: protein MSEKLVEIKDLEISFGEGSKKFVAVKNANFFINKGETFSLVGESGSGKTTIGRAIIGLNNTSKGEIIFDGHKINGKKSHKESSDLIRRIQMIFQDPAASLNERATVDYIISEGLYNYHLFKDEEDRKEKVQKMIHEVGLLKEHLTRYPHEFSGGQRQRIGIARALVMEPDFVIADEPISALDVSVRAQVLNLLKKFQKELGLTYLFIAHDLSVVRFISDRIAVIYKGVIVEVAETEELFNNPVHPYTQALLSAVPIPDPILERKKVLKVYDPDQHDYETDKPSMVEIRPGHYVWANQAEVARYKEALKK, encoded by the coding sequence ATGTCTGAAAAATTAGTAGAAATTAAAGATTTAGAAATTTCCTTCGGTGAAGGAAGTAAGAAGTTTGTTGCGGTTAAAAACGCCAACTTCTTTATCAACAAGGGAGAAACTTTCTCTCTTGTAGGTGAGTCTGGTAGTGGGAAAACAACGATTGGTCGTGCTATTATTGGTCTAAATAATACCAGTAAAGGTGAAATCATCTTTGATGGTCATAAGATCAATGGAAAAAAATCTCATAAGGAATCCTCAGACTTGATCCGTCGTATCCAGATGATTTTCCAAGACCCTGCAGCCAGCTTGAATGAACGTGCGACGGTTGACTATATCATCTCTGAAGGTCTTTACAACTATCACTTGTTTAAAGATGAAGAAGATCGTAAAGAAAAAGTTCAAAAGATGATTCATGAAGTTGGACTTTTGAAAGAACACTTGACCCGTTACCCACACGAGTTTTCTGGTGGGCAACGTCAGCGTATCGGGATTGCCCGTGCTCTTGTGATGGAGCCTGATTTCGTTATTGCGGATGAGCCAATTTCTGCCTTGGACGTATCTGTTCGTGCGCAAGTTTTGAACTTGCTCAAGAAGTTCCAAAAAGAGTTGGGCTTGACTTATCTCTTTATCGCGCATGACTTGTCAGTTGTTCGCTTTATCTCAGATCGTATCGCAGTTATCTATAAGGGAGTTATCGTCGAAGTGGCGGAGACAGAGGAGTTGTTTAACAATCCTGTCCACCCATATACTCAGGCGCTTCTATCTGCGGTACCGATTCCAGATCCAATCTTAGAACGCAAGAAAGTCTTGAAAGTTTACGACCCTGACCAACATGACTATGAGACAGACAAGCCGTCTATGGTGGAAATTCGTCCAGGTCACTATGTTTGGGCTAACCAAGCGGAAGTTGCTCGATACAAAGAAGCTCTTAAAAAATAA